One Festucalex cinctus isolate MCC-2025b chromosome 1, RoL_Fcin_1.0, whole genome shotgun sequence genomic region harbors:
- the hoatz gene encoding cilia- and flagella-associated protein HOATZ translates to MSDPPQRNVEDSNDFLTVFSGSSPEDVSQARLLWSSLCMATPLESRLVSADIPQSLPVCRPERRCHPEPPNLNATKQREEERQRYMAMAAQRKETLALLRRQREQRIQKELLSLAFKPKTPRDKAPKDKTNELNMEQEMVRQLD, encoded by the coding sequence ATGTCGGACCCTCCGCAGCGCAACGTCGAAGATTCAAACGACTTTCTGACCGTGTTCAGCGGCTCCTCACCAGAGGACGTGTCCCAAGCCCGACTTTTGTGGAGCTCCTTGTGCATGGCGACGCCGCTCGAGTCCCGCCTGGTGTCGGCGGACATCCCGCAAAGTTTGCCCGTGTGCCGACCGGAGCGACGCTGCCACCCCGAGCCGCCCAACCTGAACGCCACGAAGCAGAGGGAGGAGGAGCGGCAGCGCTACATGGCTATGGCGGCTCAGAGGAAGGAGACACTGGCCCTACTCCGGCGCCAGAGGGAGCAGAGGATCCAGAAGGAGCTGCTCTCTTTGGCATTTAAACCCAAAACGCCTCGAGACAAGGCGCCAAAAGACAAGACGAACGAGTTGAATATGGAACAGGAGATGGTCAGGCAACTGGACTGA
- the gsg1l gene encoding germ cell-specific gene 1-like protein: protein MKTTRKCRALLSVGLNLVALLFSTTAFITTYWCEGTQRVPKPNCSAQRRHNCIDYGVNETDQSKVHYSWETGDDRFLFRRFHTGIWYSCEENIHEAGEKCRSFIDLAPASERGVLWLSMVSEVLYILLLVVGFSLMCLELFHSSNVIDGLKLNAFAAVFTVLSGLLGMVAHMMYTQVFQITVSLGPEDWRPHSWDYGWSFCMAWGSFTCCMAASVTTLNSYTKTVIEFRHKRKLFEQGLREEQSFLDQEAFHYFRERSLQSISGTLDVYPGPGGIPGPPPDPGVGRTKMRTASIDLGENTDSLGEEQC, encoded by the exons ATGAAGACGACGCGCAAGTGCCGCGCTCTTCTGTCCGTGGGCCTGAACTTGGTGGCGCTGCTGTTCTCCACCACGGCCTTCATCACCACGTACTGGTGCGAGGGCACGCAGCGGGTGCCCAAGCCCAACTGCAGCGCGCAGCGGCGCCACAACTGCATCGACTACGGCGTCAACGAGACGGACCAGAGCAAGGTGCACTACAGCTGGGAGACCGGGGACGACCGCTTCCTCTTCAGACGCTTCCACACCGGAATCTGGTACTCGTGCGAGGAGAACATCCACGAGGCAG GTGAGAAGTGTCGCAGCTTCATTGACCTGGCCCCCGCCTCGGAGAGAG GCGTGCTGTGGCTGTCGATGGTGTCAGAGGTCCTGTACATCCTCCTGCTGGTGGTGGGCTTCAGCCTGATGTGTTTGGAGCTTTTCCACTCCAGCAACGTCATCGATGGACTAAAATTGAATGCCTTTGCCGCCGTCTTCACTGTGCTGTCCG GTCTTCTTGGAATGGTGGCCCACATGATGTACACCCAAGTGTTTCAGATCACTGTTAGTCTGGGTCCTGAAGATTGGAGGCCTCACAGCTGGGATTATGGATGGTCTTTCTG CATGGCGTGGGGTTCTTTCACGTGCTGCATGGCCGCCTCGGTCACCACGCTCAACTCCTACACCAAGACGGTCATCGAGTTCCGCCACAAGCGCAAACTGTTCGAGCAGGGTCTCCGCGAGGAGCAGAGTTTCCTGGACCAGGAGGCCTTCCACTACTTCCGAGAGCGCTCCCTGCAGTCCATCTCGGGCACGCTGGACGTCTACCCGGGCCCCGGGGGCATACCCGGGCCCCCGCCGGATCCAGGGGTGGGCCGGACCAAGATGAGAACCGCCTCCATTGATTTGGGCGAGAACACGGACTCGCTGGGGGAGGAGCAGTGCTGA